From the Candidatus Bathyarchaeota archaeon genome, one window contains:
- a CDS encoding PIN domain-containing protein, producing MIETDILLALISPKDRHHTDAVTLLDSLLGEVKISPYSLIELNLLLRSGEILVKDAPAFYDALSELLKYRKVSTFPVKPEYHREAFKLREKYRFLTYFDSLHAAVGIVENLEIVSYDREYAKLTELKYSHPDKYTSR from the coding sequence TTGATAGAGACGGATATTCTACTAGCGTTGATATCGCCTAAAGACAGGCATCACACCGATGCTGTGACACTCCTCGACAGCCTTCTCGGAGAGGTGAAGATCTCCCCCTACTCGCTCATAGAGCTCAACCTGCTCCTAAGGTCTGGGGAAATCCTCGTCAAGGATGCCCCAGCCTTCTACGACGCCCTCAGCGAACTCCTCAAGTATAGAAAAGTAAGTACATTCCCGGTAAAACCTGAATACCACCGCGAAGCCTTCAAACTCAGAGAAAAATATAGGTTTCTAACGTACTTCGACAGCCTCCACGCAGCCGTAGGGATAGTCGAGAACCTAGAGATTGTAAGCTACGACAGAGAATACGCAAAGCTTACAGAACTAAAGTATAGCCACCCAGACAAGTATACTAGCCGATAA
- a CDS encoding AbrB/MazE/SpoVT family DNA-binding domain-containing protein yields the protein MVPLTEVTVKVDRKGRIVIPSNIRRQFNIKNLVKIIVKEGEITLKPVEDPLKSLEKLVVKGTTDVEKDIQRLRRVAERELQKEG from the coding sequence GTGGTACCGTTAACCGAGGTAACGGTGAAGGTCGACCGGAAGGGGAGAATCGTTATACCCTCGAACATCAGGAGACAGTTTAACATAAAGAACCTGGTGAAGATCATCGTTAAGGAGGGGGAGATCACTCTAAAGCCTGTGGAGGATCCTTTAAAGTCCCTAGAAAAACTGGTTGTTAAAGGTACGACAGACGTGGAGAAGGATATCCAGAGGCTACGTAGAGTAGCGGAGCGTGAGCTTCAGAAGGAGGGTTAA
- a CDS encoding GNAT family N-acetyltransferase: MSIRVRLGTKDDIPALVEVECSEERVMHGGPWMDSEALAEYWKVIERLGIIPLVAEIDGKVVGHLDVVFSDEPPLGRFLYLDVLTVHKAYRRRGVATALIKEAEGLARERNVDFLLVQPEKYEAPSGLTYRSCGFKKAFDVYQLEAHIGHPRIPSGVQLASIPQVQEPPLRTHVMMCGWDNISKKTWDFGVNPNVEMLSAFSQHMLALCALKNKTKYFFHVYQNLFQRTKGSLHLWSPIPLKPKRASRRLSSSQDRSVVVGDRDINYQDDRKIRRRIRETRFLSKI, from the coding sequence ATGAGTATCCGGGTTAGGCTTGGAACTAAGGATGATATTCCCGCTTTAGTAGAGGTCGAATGTTCCGAAGAAAGGGTTATGCATGGAGGTCCCTGGATGGACTCTGAGGCATTAGCTGAATACTGGAAGGTTATCGAACGATTAGGGATCATACCTCTCGTCGCTGAGATCGACGGTAAGGTCGTCGGGCATCTAGACGTGGTCTTCAGCGATGAACCTCCGTTAGGACGCTTTCTTTACCTCGATGTTTTAACGGTTCATAAGGCTTACCGTAGAAGAGGGGTTGCAACCGCTCTGATCAAAGAGGCTGAGGGGTTGGCTAGAGAAAGAAACGTTGATTTCCTACTGGTTCAGCCTGAAAAATATGAAGCCCCCTCGGGGCTAACCTACAGAAGCTGCGGTTTCAAGAAGGCTTTCGACGTCTACCAGTTAGAGGCTCATATCGGTCATCCAAGGATCCCTTCAGGGGTTCAACTGGCCTCGATTCCCCAGGTCCAGGAGCCGCCTCTAAGGACTCACGTCATGATGTGTGGGTGGGATAATATTAGTAAGAAAACATGGGACTTCGGTGTAAACCCAAACGTTGAGATGCTCTCAGCCTTCTCCCAACATATGTTGGCTCTCTGTGCTTTAAAAAACAAAACTAAATACTTCTTTCATGTATATCAGAATCTCTTTCAAAGAACAAAGGGTTCACTACATCTCTGGTCGCCAATACCCCTTAAACCAAAAAGAGCTTCAAGACGTCTTTCAAGCAGCCAAGACCGTAGCGTCGTGGTTGGGGATAGAGATATTAACTACCAAGACGATAGAAAGATACGTCGCCGTATCAGAGAAACTAGGTTTCTCAGTAAGATCTAA
- a CDS encoding L-lactate permease → MLAMVMWLQPIDPFGFLTFSVLAAAAPISALIVSLCVFRLTSHRSAAFASIVAFAVALFIYRAPLEVAVLSYLYGVVFGLWPIAWIVVNAMFLYNVSKETGSIEAFRSWVEDNLPGDKALVALFTAFLFGGLIEGIDGYGFPIAISSALLIHLGLTPLQAVAVSLIANTIPVPFASLGVPVETLKVVSGLDLKGICVPLSFQLAAFSVVISLLIIHAISGFKGLRRFFDVAIVAGLSMGLFIYVTSVYIDPHLAGVVSPMASIPLTIAYMRAKGMKPKTAVDPGTALRGWLPWLLAVAFMAVFGLTGGYKLISVKMPVVGLDGEVYISLYGRPYQAVYEWQLLAHGTLALFSALTVAAIYRLKPKNVVRIYLATWSQMRYAVFTILQVVGLAFLMNYAGLSFTLGYVLSSTGRFFPMLSGFIGWLGTFVSGSETGSNALFGNLQRVSAELLGLPPYVIVSLNCTGGVFGKIVCLQSISIGVSAVKLVGKEGEIMRKLLPHSLVLTALLGLIAYLQIAVV, encoded by the coding sequence ATGCTAGCTATGGTGATGTGGCTTCAACCCATAGACCCCTTCGGCTTTCTAACGTTTTCGGTGTTGGCCGCGGCCGCGCCTATATCGGCTCTCATAGTTTCCCTGTGCGTCTTCAGGCTTACGAGCCATAGGTCGGCGGCGTTTGCCTCTATCGTGGCCTTCGCCGTAGCCCTGTTCATATATCGAGCGCCGCTGGAGGTGGCTGTGTTAAGCTATCTCTACGGAGTGGTCTTCGGTCTCTGGCCCATAGCCTGGATCGTCGTAAACGCTATGTTTCTCTACAACGTCTCGAAGGAGACTGGTAGCATAGAGGCCTTCAGAAGCTGGGTGGAGGATAACCTACCAGGCGACAAGGCCTTGGTAGCCCTGTTCACCGCTTTCCTATTCGGAGGGCTTATCGAGGGTATAGACGGATACGGTTTCCCGATAGCCATCTCCTCGGCTCTCCTCATTCATCTAGGTTTAACCCCGCTCCAGGCCGTGGCCGTATCGCTGATCGCCAATACTATTCCCGTCCCGTTCGCAAGCCTAGGCGTACCCGTAGAGACCTTGAAGGTCGTGTCCGGGCTAGATTTGAAGGGTATATGCGTTCCTCTCTCCTTTCAGCTAGCCGCGTTCTCCGTCGTGATAAGTCTATTGATAATTCACGCGATATCCGGGTTTAAAGGGCTTAGAAGGTTCTTCGACGTAGCCATAGTAGCCGGATTATCTATGGGCCTATTCATATACGTCACGTCGGTCTACATAGACCCCCACCTCGCCGGTGTGGTATCTCCGATGGCTTCGATACCGCTTACCATAGCCTACATGAGAGCCAAAGGGATGAAGCCGAAAACGGCCGTGGACCCGGGGACGGCTTTAAGGGGCTGGCTACCCTGGCTTCTAGCCGTAGCCTTTATGGCCGTTTTCGGCCTGACAGGAGGTTACAAGCTCATATCGGTTAAGATGCCTGTAGTGGGTTTAGATGGGGAGGTTTACATATCGCTCTACGGTAGACCTTACCAAGCCGTCTACGAGTGGCAGCTGTTGGCTCACGGTACTTTGGCTCTATTCTCGGCCTTAACGGTGGCAGCCATCTACCGCCTAAAGCCCAAGAACGTCGTCCGAATATACCTCGCCACGTGGTCTCAGATGAGATACGCAGTTTTTACGATCCTCCAAGTAGTGGGTTTGGCTTTTCTCATGAACTATGCCGGGCTCTCGTTCACGCTAGGCTACGTACTCTCGTCGACCGGAAGGTTTTTCCCGATGCTCTCAGGCTTCATCGGCTGGCTCGGGACCTTCGTAAGCGGGTCTGAAACAGGGTCCAACGCGCTTTTCGGAAACCTCCAGAGGGTATCTGCAGAGCTCTTGGGTCTACCGCCTTACGTGATAGTGAGCCTAAACTGTACGGGAGGGGTGTTCGGTAAAATCGTTTGTCTACAGAGCATATCTATAGGCGTCTCGGCCGTCAAGCTGGTGGGTAAGGAAGGCGAGATCATGCGTAAGCTGCTTCCCCACAGCTTAGTTCTAACGGCTCTCCTAGGGTTGATCGCCTACCTACAGATAGCTGTGGTCTAG